A DNA window from Comamonas fluminis contains the following coding sequences:
- a CDS encoding peptidylprolyl isomerase, with the protein MRFFPQSSNACSVAVALLMMASAVQAQGLKTPAAGKAKGAESSVSRALDATVQSSGRQLPAAGPRAADYIVAVVNSEPITNNDVRARMARVAQNVTEQGGQLPPQAELARQVLERLILERVQLQEAQDTGVKVDDLTVNQAMANVARQNNTDVPGLLARLKADGLSEAQFRGEIRNQMTMQRVRERDVDGKVKVSEADIDRFIKEQKRPGEAANAAMVDLGHILILVPENASPAVVVEREAKAKQAAEAARKNPDFIASVREFSDVPNGQGGGSMGMRPMSEYPELFAKQVGSSATGTIVGPFRSDAGFHVIKVLGKSQSGAPAYVTQNHGRHILLLVDKNLSEAQAAKRLQDYKRRVESGQATFQQLAQEFSKDGSARSGGDLGWSSPGQFVPEFERVLDALQPGQISEPVVSRFGVHLIQLIERRQEKLTDREQREMVRNAVRERKAEQDYETWLKELRGKAFVEYREPPQ; encoded by the coding sequence ATGCGTTTTTTCCCTCAATCATCAAACGCTTGCAGCGTGGCCGTTGCTTTGCTCATGATGGCCTCGGCCGTTCAGGCTCAGGGCCTGAAAACTCCTGCAGCTGGCAAGGCCAAGGGGGCAGAGTCCTCTGTTTCCCGTGCACTTGATGCAACTGTTCAGTCTTCGGGCCGTCAGTTGCCAGCGGCCGGTCCGCGTGCCGCCGACTACATCGTGGCTGTGGTCAATTCCGAGCCCATTACCAACAACGATGTGCGTGCCCGCATGGCCCGCGTGGCCCAGAACGTGACGGAGCAGGGTGGCCAGTTGCCGCCCCAGGCCGAACTGGCCCGTCAGGTGCTGGAGCGCCTGATTCTGGAGCGTGTGCAACTGCAGGAAGCGCAGGACACCGGCGTCAAGGTGGACGACCTGACGGTCAACCAGGCCATGGCCAATGTGGCTCGTCAGAACAATACCGACGTGCCCGGTCTGCTGGCCCGCTTGAAGGCCGATGGCCTGTCTGAAGCGCAGTTCCGTGGGGAAATTCGCAACCAGATGACCATGCAGCGCGTGCGAGAGCGCGATGTGGATGGCAAAGTGAAGGTCAGCGAGGCTGATATCGATCGTTTCATTAAGGAGCAAAAGCGCCCCGGTGAAGCCGCCAACGCTGCCATGGTGGACCTGGGTCACATTCTGATTCTGGTGCCGGAAAACGCCAGCCCCGCGGTGGTGGTCGAGCGCGAAGCCAAGGCCAAGCAGGCCGCAGAAGCAGCGCGCAAGAATCCCGACTTCATCGCCTCCGTGCGCGAGTTCTCGGATGTGCCCAATGGCCAGGGCGGTGGCTCCATGGGCATGCGCCCCATGAGCGAGTACCCAGAACTGTTTGCCAAGCAGGTGGGCTCCTCGGCCACCGGCACCATCGTGGGTCCCTTCCGCTCGGATGCCGGTTTTCACGTCATCAAGGTGCTGGGCAAGTCCCAGTCGGGTGCGCCAGCCTATGTCACGCAGAACCATGGACGCCACATTCTGCTGCTGGTGGACAAGAACCTGAGCGAAGCCCAGGCCGCCAAGCGCCTGCAGGACTACAAGCGCCGTGTGGAGTCTGGCCAGGCCACCTTCCAGCAACTGGCGCAGGAATTTTCCAAGGACGGCAGCGCCCGCAGCGGCGGCGATCTGGGCTGGTCTTCGCCCGGCCAGTTTGTGCCTGAATTCGAGCGCGTGCTGGATGCGCTGCAGCCCGGCCAGATCAGTGAACCCGTGGTTTCCCGCTTTGGCGTGCACCTGATTCAGCTGATCGAGCGTCGCCAGGAAAAGCTGACAGACCGCGAGCAGCGCGAAATGGTGCGCAACGCCGTGCGTGAGCGCAAGGCCGAGCAGGACTACGAAACCTGGCTCAAGGAACTGCGCGGCAAGGCCTTTGTGGAATACCGCGAGCCACCGCAATAA
- a CDS encoding SOS response-associated peptidase produces the protein MSSCHLSLAKAEFYPQNFRVEAPEPLPEKIITPRRTGCIIVNAAAESSAALLGRTFTAPEEGAPPSPVERVLVSASFGLVPHWVKSASDGRLRALKLVNAKIDNLTTGTAFRDAWLAGQRCIVPLQAFQVDDLRPGKPVPTRITRVDNQPMGAAGVWARWVGEDGEIITSYALITINANAHALMNRYGHAGNDKAMPAILNEGAYDAWLNAKVNKAKEFLRPYPAEKLRANPVEKGRKQPPPLL, from the coding sequence ATGAGCAGCTGTCACCTCTCCCTGGCCAAGGCCGAGTTCTACCCCCAGAATTTCCGCGTGGAAGCCCCCGAGCCTCTGCCCGAAAAAATCATCACCCCGCGCCGCACAGGCTGCATCATCGTCAATGCAGCCGCTGAATCCTCTGCAGCGCTTTTGGGTCGTACGTTTACAGCTCCTGAAGAAGGAGCGCCCCCCTCACCGGTAGAGCGCGTTCTGGTATCCGCCAGCTTTGGTCTGGTGCCGCACTGGGTCAAATCCGCCTCAGATGGCCGTTTGCGCGCCCTCAAGCTGGTCAACGCAAAGATCGACAACCTGACCACAGGCACCGCGTTTCGGGACGCCTGGCTGGCTGGCCAGCGCTGCATCGTGCCGCTGCAGGCCTTTCAGGTCGATGATCTGCGCCCCGGCAAGCCCGTGCCCACCCGCATCACCCGCGTGGACAACCAGCCCATGGGCGCCGCCGGCGTCTGGGCGCGCTGGGTGGGCGAAGACGGCGAAATCATCACCAGCTACGCCCTCATCACCATTAACGCCAACGCCCATGCGCTGATGAACCGCTACGGCCACGCAGGCAACGATAAGGCCATGCCCGCCATCCTCAACGAAGGTGCGTATGACGCCTGGCTCAACGCCAAGGTCAACAAGGCCAAGGAATTTCTGCGCCCCTATCCTGCAGAAAAACTGCGCGCCAACCCCGTGGAAAAAGGCCGCAAGCAGCCGCCACCGCTGCTCTAA
- a CDS encoding M20 family metallopeptidase, with translation MNARISPQSLQPEQALREISQVWDQSIVPELTNYIAIPAKSPMFAPDWEQQGYIATVVRNAAAWVEAQKVEGLKLEVIQQPGRTPLIFFEVAGTAEKSATAPTVLMYGHLDKQPEFEGWRSDLGPWTPKYEDGKLYGRGGADDGYAVYASIAAIQELKRQKVAHPRIVGIIETCEESGSADLLPYIELLRPRLGDVGLVICLDSGAGNYDQLWLTTSLRGMASGTLKVQILTEGVHSGDASGVVPSSFRIMRQVLDRLEDSKNGRLLPQSFHCEVPAERMTQIRATAQILGEDAYARFPWAHYDCGGSARISLPTTTDPVEALVRRTWEPTLSVTGVDGIPNLQNAGNVLRPYTAFKLSLRLPPLVDAAACVQEMKALLEDNAPYEARVTWEGMSSSSGWNAPGMDHWFENALNAASQTHFGAGCGYIGQGGTIPLMNQLSQGFPKAQMMVCGVLGPKSNAHGPNEFLHVPYAKKLTASVAEVIAAMARNQQAEQADPAQA, from the coding sequence GTGAATGCTCGAATCTCTCCCCAATCGCTGCAGCCAGAACAGGCTTTGCGTGAAATCAGCCAAGTCTGGGATCAGAGCATCGTCCCTGAGCTGACGAACTACATCGCCATCCCCGCCAAATCGCCCATGTTTGCGCCCGACTGGGAGCAGCAGGGCTATATCGCCACCGTGGTGCGCAATGCCGCCGCCTGGGTGGAGGCGCAAAAGGTCGAAGGCCTGAAGCTGGAAGTGATTCAGCAGCCGGGCCGCACGCCGCTGATCTTTTTTGAAGTGGCTGGCACGGCTGAAAAATCGGCCACCGCCCCTACGGTGCTGATGTATGGGCACCTGGACAAGCAACCCGAATTTGAAGGCTGGCGCAGCGACCTGGGCCCGTGGACACCCAAGTACGAAGACGGCAAGCTCTATGGCCGTGGCGGCGCCGACGACGGCTATGCGGTGTACGCCAGCATTGCCGCCATTCAGGAGCTCAAGCGCCAGAAGGTGGCGCACCCGCGCATCGTGGGCATCATCGAAACCTGCGAGGAAAGCGGCTCTGCCGACCTGCTGCCCTATATCGAGCTGCTGCGACCGCGTCTGGGCGATGTGGGTCTGGTCATCTGCCTTGACAGCGGTGCAGGCAACTACGACCAGCTGTGGCTGACCACCAGCCTGCGCGGCATGGCCAGCGGCACGCTGAAGGTGCAGATTCTGACCGAAGGCGTGCACTCAGGTGATGCCTCGGGTGTCGTGCCCTCGTCGTTTCGCATCATGCGCCAGGTGCTGGACCGCCTGGAAGACAGCAAGAACGGACGCCTGCTGCCGCAGAGCTTTCACTGCGAGGTGCCGGCAGAGCGCATGACGCAGATCCGCGCCACGGCGCAGATATTGGGCGAGGACGCCTATGCCCGCTTCCCCTGGGCGCACTATGACTGCGGCGGCTCGGCCCGCATTTCGCTGCCCACCACCACCGACCCGGTCGAAGCGCTGGTGCGCCGCACCTGGGAGCCCACGCTGAGCGTAACCGGTGTGGACGGCATCCCCAATCTGCAAAACGCGGGCAATGTGCTGCGCCCTTACACGGCCTTCAAGCTCAGCCTGCGCCTGCCCCCGCTGGTGGACGCTGCAGCCTGCGTGCAGGAAATGAAGGCGCTGCTGGAAGACAACGCGCCTTATGAAGCCAGGGTGACCTGGGAAGGCATGTCCAGCTCCAGCGGCTGGAATGCGCCGGGCATGGACCACTGGTTTGAAAACGCGCTCAACGCCGCCAGCCAGACCCACTTTGGCGCGGGCTGTGGCTATATCGGCCAGGGCGGCACGATTCCGCTGATGAACCAGCTGAGCCAGGGCTTTCCCAAGGCGCAAATGATGGTCTGCGGCGTGCTTGGCCCCAAGAGCAATGCCCATGGCCCGAATGAGTTTCTGCATGTGCCTTATGCCAAGAAGCTCACGGCCAGCGTGGCCGAGGTGATTGCGGCCATGGCGCGCAACCAGCAAGCGGAGCAAGCAGACCCGGCACAGGCTTGA
- a CDS encoding 16S rRNA (uracil(1498)-N(3))-methyltransferase — protein MPRYHCPIPLHIGIELDLPAGAARHVQVLRHQPGDVITLFEGQTGNGFTGGEFDAVITHMGRSDVGVRIESHRATEREAARAVHLVVGMPANERMDWLVEKATELGVASIQPVMAARSVLKLKGDRADKKIERWQSIAVSACEQCGRNQVPVIHAPQSLADWLRSSEAPGTDATRLVLSLREGNQPLRAATGDAQAVWVLHGPEGGLTAQEEDWALERGWKPASLGNRVLRAETASVAALSLLALE, from the coding sequence ATGCCGCGCTATCACTGCCCTATTCCACTGCATATTGGCATCGAGCTGGACTTGCCTGCGGGCGCTGCTCGCCATGTGCAGGTGCTGCGTCACCAGCCCGGTGATGTCATCACCTTGTTCGAGGGCCAGACCGGCAATGGCTTCACGGGCGGCGAGTTCGATGCCGTCATCACCCATATGGGCCGCAGCGATGTGGGCGTGCGCATTGAGTCTCACCGCGCCACCGAGCGCGAAGCCGCCCGTGCCGTGCATCTGGTGGTGGGCATGCCCGCCAACGAGCGCATGGACTGGCTGGTGGAAAAAGCCACTGAGCTGGGCGTAGCCAGCATTCAGCCCGTGATGGCGGCACGCAGCGTGCTCAAGCTCAAGGGCGACCGTGCGGACAAGAAGATCGAGCGCTGGCAGTCGATTGCCGTCTCGGCCTGCGAGCAATGCGGCCGTAACCAGGTGCCCGTCATTCACGCCCCTCAGTCGCTGGCCGACTGGCTGCGCAGCAGCGAAGCCCCTGGCACTGATGCCACCCGACTGGTGCTGTCCCTGCGCGAAGGCAACCAGCCACTGCGCGCCGCCACGGGCGATGCCCAGGCCGTCTGGGTGCTGCACGGCCCCGAAGGCGGCCTGACCGCGCAGGAAGAAGACTGGGCGCTGGAGCGCGGCTGGAAGCCCGCCAGTCTGGGCAACCGCGTTCTGCGCGCCGAAACGGCCTCTGTGGCCGCTCTTTCATTGCTGGCCCTGGAGTAA
- a CDS encoding LPS-assembly protein LptD, translating into MTTVQSPNSLQDSLADRSRPASRVVQTRPVIRPLAWAVALAWAGAGLHAQAEEVAAPASTVPAAETPADGLPALKLKTSPMLQETYPQEVRDQQPIYIKGDSLSGQPDIKASVHGEAELRRGDTVIRADKLDYAVPEDKVNAVGSVHINQAGNVYEGTALDLQVDAFKGQFDDANYRFLANGAYGDAARVDFVDKDHAVVHNATYTTCQRDDEESWTPSWMLKAESIELDMAEEVGVARNAKLQFKGVTVLPVPSMSFPLSDKRKSGLLPPMIGMDKLGGIEYSQPYYWNIAPNRDLTVTPNVMTKRGINVAGQFRYLEPSYSGETYASYMPSDRLRDRDRWGLSWQHRSTIDTPIGGLGLNMNLNRVSDDDYWRDFRLAPVALRQRLLPSTANLSWAKGDGVLSLNMTRYQTLQDPNALIAPPYSMVPQLQYRYTPQDLPHGLDFSLVADTTRFEVFNPLVGQAVNNGQRSYVQAQLSRPFLSPGAFITPKLMLHTAMYDTDNMMSNGSKTANRTLPTFSLDSGLVFERDTSWFGKNLLQTFEPRAFYTYTPYRDQSMLPLYDTGRSDFNFASIFSENDYVGQDRIADNHLMTLGATSRFIDPESGAEKLKFAVAQRVRFSDQKVLLPGEVAATSRLSDILLGGAVNWTDKWSTEVTTQYNQDLKRTVRTTATARYSPGNYRTFNIGYRTQLDTQTKQPSSELVDVGWQWPINDLWGDKGKDLGAGRGQGGGRWYAVGRLNYSIKDNKLVDTVVGFEYDGCCWIGRVVLERLQSSVIQSNLRLLFQMEFVGFSRLSFGADPTASLKRNVPRYQYLREAVTPPSRFTNYD; encoded by the coding sequence ATGACCACCGTGCAATCCCCAAATTCTCTGCAAGATTCCCTGGCTGACCGTTCTCGACCCGCTTCACGGGTGGTGCAGACGCGGCCGGTGATTCGTCCCCTGGCCTGGGCTGTGGCCCTGGCCTGGGCTGGCGCAGGCCTGCATGCTCAGGCCGAGGAAGTGGCAGCACCTGCATCCACAGTGCCTGCAGCAGAGACTCCTGCCGATGGTTTGCCTGCGCTGAAGCTCAAAACCAGCCCGATGCTGCAGGAGACCTATCCGCAGGAAGTGCGCGACCAGCAACCCATCTATATCAAGGGGGATAGCCTGTCCGGTCAGCCGGATATCAAGGCGTCAGTGCATGGCGAGGCCGAGCTGCGCCGTGGCGACACCGTAATCCGTGCGGACAAGCTGGATTACGCCGTGCCCGAGGACAAGGTCAACGCGGTAGGTTCGGTGCACATCAACCAGGCGGGCAATGTGTATGAAGGGACGGCGCTGGACTTGCAGGTCGATGCCTTCAAAGGTCAGTTCGACGACGCCAACTACCGCTTTCTGGCCAATGGCGCTTACGGCGATGCCGCGCGGGTGGACTTTGTGGACAAAGACCATGCCGTGGTGCACAACGCTACTTACACCACCTGCCAGCGTGATGATGAAGAGAGCTGGACACCGAGCTGGATGCTCAAGGCCGAGTCCATTGAGCTGGATATGGCCGAAGAAGTCGGTGTTGCCCGAAACGCCAAGCTGCAGTTCAAGGGCGTGACGGTGCTGCCCGTTCCCAGCATGAGTTTTCCATTGTCGGACAAGCGCAAATCAGGTTTGCTGCCGCCGATGATTGGCATGGATAAGCTGGGCGGTATCGAATATTCCCAGCCGTATTACTGGAATATTGCGCCTAACCGCGATTTGACCGTCACACCAAACGTGATGACCAAGCGTGGCATCAATGTGGCGGGGCAGTTCAGATACCTGGAGCCCAGCTATTCCGGCGAGACCTATGCCAGCTACATGCCCAGCGACCGTCTGCGCGATCGTGATCGCTGGGGTCTGTCCTGGCAGCATCGCTCGACCATTGACACGCCGATTGGTGGTCTGGGTCTGAACATGAATCTGAACCGCGTCAGTGATGATGATTACTGGCGTGACTTCCGTCTGGCGCCTGTCGCTTTGCGCCAGCGTCTGCTGCCCAGCACGGCCAATCTGAGTTGGGCCAAGGGCGATGGGGTGCTGAGCCTCAATATGACGCGTTATCAGACCCTGCAGGACCCGAACGCGCTGATTGCGCCGCCATACAGCATGGTGCCGCAACTGCAGTATCGCTATACGCCACAGGATCTGCCGCACGGTCTGGACTTCTCGCTGGTGGCGGACACTACGCGTTTTGAAGTATTCAATCCATTGGTCGGCCAGGCTGTGAACAACGGCCAGCGCAGCTATGTGCAGGCCCAACTCAGTCGCCCGTTCCTGTCTCCCGGTGCATTCATCACGCCCAAGCTCATGCTGCATACCGCCATGTATGACACGGACAATATGATGAGCAATGGCAGCAAGACGGCGAACCGCACCTTGCCCACTTTCAGTCTGGACAGCGGTCTGGTGTTTGAGCGTGATACGTCCTGGTTTGGCAAGAATTTGCTGCAGACGTTTGAGCCGCGTGCGTTCTACACCTATACGCCTTACCGTGACCAAAGCATGCTGCCGCTGTATGACACCGGTCGCAGCGACTTCAACTTTGCCAGTATCTTCTCCGAGAATGACTATGTGGGTCAGGACCGGATTGCTGACAATCACTTGATGACGCTGGGGGCGACATCCCGCTTTATCGACCCGGAAAGCGGCGCGGAGAAGCTCAAATTTGCAGTGGCGCAGCGCGTGCGTTTTTCAGACCAGAAAGTACTGCTGCCCGGTGAAGTGGCGGCAACGAGCCGCTTGTCTGACATTCTGCTGGGCGGCGCTGTCAACTGGACGGATAAGTGGTCCACGGAAGTAACCACCCAGTACAACCAGGACTTGAAGCGTACCGTTCGCACTACCGCTACAGCGCGTTACAGCCCCGGAAACTATCGCACCTTCAATATTGGCTACCGTACACAGCTTGATACCCAGACCAAGCAACCATCGAGCGAGCTGGTCGATGTGGGCTGGCAATGGCCCATCAATGATCTCTGGGGCGACAAGGGCAAGGATCTGGGCGCTGGCCGAGGTCAGGGCGGTGGTCGCTGGTATGCCGTGGGTCGTCTGAACTACTCCATCAAGGACAACAAGCTGGTCGATACCGTGGTGGGCTTTGAATACGATGGCTGCTGCTGGATTGGCCGTGTCGTGCTGGAGCGTCTGCAAAGTTCGGTGATTCAGTCCAATTTGCGCCTGCTGTTCCAGATGGAATTTGTGGGCTTCTCGCGCTTGAGCTTTGGTGCTGACCCGACCGCCAGTCTCAAGCGCAATGTGCCGCGTTACCAATATCTGCGTGAGGCGGTGACTCCGCCCAGCCGCTTCACCAATTACGATTGA
- the metW gene encoding methionine biosynthesis protein MetW: MTELTTMKAIAQLVPQGSRVLDLGCGDGALLEHLVRERGCTGYGVELDDANVLACTRRGVNVLQLNLEDGLAIFGDNSFDVVLQIDTLQHLRNAEVMLQETARIGKQGVVAFPNFAHWHNRLSVLRGRMPVTRRLPYQWYDTPNIRVGTYKDFEVLATKNRLRILDSFGLQGGEVVRSLPNLMATTAVFHFEHA; encoded by the coding sequence ATGACCGAGCTGACCACCATGAAAGCCATTGCCCAGCTGGTGCCCCAGGGCTCGCGCGTGCTGGACTTGGGTTGCGGCGACGGCGCGTTGCTCGAGCATCTGGTGCGCGAGCGCGGCTGTACGGGCTACGGTGTGGAACTGGACGACGCCAATGTGCTGGCCTGCACGCGGCGCGGCGTGAACGTGCTGCAGCTCAATCTGGAAGACGGTCTGGCCATCTTCGGCGACAACAGCTTTGATGTGGTGCTGCAGATCGACACGCTGCAGCATCTGCGCAATGCCGAGGTGATGCTGCAGGAGACGGCCCGCATCGGCAAACAGGGCGTGGTGGCCTTCCCCAATTTTGCGCACTGGCACAACCGCTTGTCCGTGCTGAGGGGGCGCATGCCGGTCACGCGCCGCCTGCCCTACCAGTGGTACGACACACCGAATATTCGCGTGGGCACGTACAAGGACTTTGAGGTGCTGGCCACCAAGAACCGCCTGCGCATTCTCGACTCCTTCGGTCTGCAGGGCGGAGAAGTGGTGCGCAGCCTGCCCAATCTGATGGCAACCACAGCGGTCTTTCACTTCGAGCACGCCTGA
- a CDS encoding alpha/beta hydrolase, with amino-acid sequence MQTATQGHIGAEARLSHMSAPDGTQLALRDWPLEEGRKSRATVLLVHGLGEHSGRYAALARSLNAWGFAVRAYDQYGHGLSGGPQGGLTSDMRLLDDLAVVLDGLRADLPKKQQIVLLGHSMGGLVAADFVATGLRHVDALVLSSPALALHLSGLQKALMAGLPRLLPNLRVANGVQSRHLSHDAAVVKAYDSDGLNHNRISARLARYMAEGGLRVQAKARNWCVPTLLLWAGQDQLVNPAGSAEFAQQAPGSVVQAQCFEAAYHEIFNESPELAEPVLARLAQWLDLQFLES; translated from the coding sequence ATGCAGACAGCAACTCAGGGGCATATTGGGGCAGAAGCCCGCCTCAGCCATATGAGCGCGCCCGACGGCACCCAGCTGGCGCTGCGCGACTGGCCGCTGGAAGAGGGCCGTAAAAGCCGTGCAACGGTGCTGCTCGTGCATGGTCTGGGCGAACACAGCGGCCGCTACGCCGCGCTGGCGCGCAGTCTCAATGCCTGGGGCTTTGCCGTGCGTGCCTACGACCAGTACGGCCATGGCCTGTCGGGTGGGCCGCAAGGCGGGCTGACCAGCGATATGCGGCTGCTCGATGATCTGGCCGTGGTGCTGGATGGCCTGCGGGCAGACTTGCCCAAAAAACAGCAAATTGTGCTGCTAGGCCATAGCATGGGTGGGCTGGTAGCTGCAGATTTTGTAGCAACAGGCCTGCGACATGTGGACGCGCTGGTGCTGTCATCGCCCGCGCTGGCTCTGCATTTGTCGGGCTTGCAAAAAGCCTTGATGGCAGGCCTGCCCAGGCTGCTGCCCAATCTGCGCGTGGCCAACGGCGTGCAGTCGCGCCACCTGTCGCATGATGCTGCGGTGGTGAAGGCCTATGACAGCGATGGTCTGAACCACAACCGCATCAGCGCACGGCTGGCCCGCTATATGGCGGAAGGCGGCCTGCGCGTGCAGGCCAAGGCGCGCAACTGGTGCGTGCCCACGCTGCTGCTATGGGCGGGGCAGGACCAATTGGTGAACCCGGCAGGCAGTGCCGAGTTTGCACAGCAGGCGCCGGGCAGCGTGGTGCAGGCCCAGTGCTTTGAGGCGGCCTATCACGAGATCTTCAACGAAAGCCCCGAGCTGGCAGAGCCCGTGCTTGCGCGGCTTGCGCAGTGGCTGGATCTGCAGTTTCTGGAGTCTTAG
- the rsmA gene encoding 16S rRNA (adenine(1518)-N(6)/adenine(1519)-N(6))-dimethyltransferase RsmA — protein sequence MKHIPRKRFGQNFLTDGAIIDNIVEAIDPKAGEPMVEIGPGLMALSQPLVERLGKLTVIELDRDLAARLRLRDDLDVVESDVLKVDFRALAARMGVPKLRVVGNLPYNISSPILFHLLEQVDVVQDQHFMLQKEVIDRMVADAGNSAYGRLSVMLQWRYAMEDVLFVPPGSFNPPPKVDSAVVRMIPREKPAELNSVLLEELVRVAFSQRRKMLRNTLGKWLEEKGFAGEFDLQRRAEEVPVAEYEALAAQFS from the coding sequence ATGAAACATATTCCCCGCAAGCGCTTTGGCCAGAATTTTCTGACCGATGGCGCCATCATCGACAACATTGTTGAAGCCATTGACCCCAAGGCGGGCGAGCCCATGGTCGAGATTGGCCCCGGCCTGATGGCCCTGTCCCAGCCGCTGGTCGAGCGTCTGGGCAAGCTCACCGTGATTGAGCTGGACCGCGACCTGGCCGCGCGCCTGCGCCTGCGCGACGATCTCGATGTGGTCGAGTCCGACGTGCTCAAGGTCGATTTCCGCGCACTGGCCGCCCGTATGGGTGTGCCCAAGCTGCGCGTGGTGGGCAACCTGCCCTACAACATCTCCAGCCCCATCCTGTTCCATCTGCTGGAGCAGGTCGATGTGGTGCAGGATCAGCACTTCATGCTGCAAAAAGAGGTGATCGACCGCATGGTGGCCGATGCCGGTAACTCGGCCTATGGCCGCCTGTCGGTCATGCTGCAGTGGCGCTATGCCATGGAAGACGTGCTGTTTGTGCCGCCAGGCAGCTTTAACCCGCCGCCTAAGGTCGATAGCGCCGTGGTGCGCATGATTCCGCGTGAAAAGCCCGCCGAGCTCAACTCCGTGCTGCTGGAAGAGCTGGTGCGCGTGGCCTTCAGCCAGCGCCGCAAAATGCTGCGCAACACGCTGGGCAAGTGGCTGGAAGAAAAAGGCTTTGCGGGCGAGTTCGATCTACAGCGCCGCGCCGAAGAAGTGCCCGTGGCCGAGTACGAGGCTCTGGCTGCGCAGTTTTCCTGA
- a CDS encoding aminoglycoside phosphotransferase family protein has protein sequence MTASNLSSTGVVWADSARHAAFDAWLAPLASRLQLRPETLRPASADASFRRYLRLDGTSGNSGNSLIVMDAPPDKEDCAPFVKVQALMAEAGLCVPQILDWDATNGFMLLNDLGSKTVIEALDPEKPQDAEAWYRSALETLLEWQLASKSGNAGNLPPYSEALLRRELQLFPDWYIAQHRQFTLDDKQQALLSKTFDQIVAHNLQAPSVYVHRDFMMRNLMQPVNEGAPLGVLDFQDAVYGPITYDIASLLRDAFITWEEDFVIDITIRYWEKARKAGLVGATSASGWGDDFGEFYRGVEWMGLQRHLKVAGIFARLTLRDGKPKYLADAPRFIHYIRTTCDRYRALGPFLKLIDEIEGIQTQVGYAYGRM, from the coding sequence ATGACCGCTTCAAACCTCTCCTCCACCGGCGTTGTCTGGGCAGATTCTGCCCGCCACGCTGCTTTCGACGCCTGGCTGGCCCCTCTGGCTTCCCGCCTTCAGCTGCGCCCTGAAACCCTGCGCCCCGCCTCGGCTGATGCCAGCTTCCGCCGCTATCTGCGGCTGGACGGCACCAGCGGCAACAGCGGCAACAGCCTTATCGTCATGGACGCGCCTCCCGACAAGGAAGACTGCGCACCTTTCGTCAAGGTTCAGGCGCTGATGGCCGAAGCAGGCCTTTGCGTGCCGCAGATTCTGGACTGGGACGCCACCAACGGCTTCATGCTGCTCAACGACCTGGGCAGCAAAACCGTGATTGAGGCGCTGGACCCCGAAAAACCCCAGGATGCAGAAGCTTGGTACCGGTCTGCGCTGGAAACCCTGCTGGAATGGCAACTGGCCTCCAAATCAGGCAATGCAGGCAACCTGCCCCCCTATAGCGAAGCCCTGCTGCGCCGCGAACTGCAACTGTTTCCCGACTGGTACATTGCCCAGCACCGCCAGTTCACGCTGGATGACAAGCAGCAAGCCTTGCTGAGCAAGACCTTTGACCAGATCGTGGCCCACAACCTGCAGGCCCCCAGCGTCTATGTGCACCGTGACTTCATGATGCGCAACCTGATGCAGCCCGTGAACGAAGGCGCCCCCCTGGGCGTGCTGGACTTCCAGGATGCGGTCTACGGCCCCATCACCTATGACATTGCCAGCCTGCTGCGCGATGCCTTCATCACCTGGGAAGAGGACTTTGTCATCGACATCACCATCCGCTACTGGGAAAAAGCCCGCAAGGCTGGCCTGGTGGGCGCCACCAGCGCCAGCGGCTGGGGTGATGACTTTGGCGAGTTCTACCGTGGGGTCGAATGGATGGGCCTGCAGCGCCATCTCAAGGTTGCTGGTATCTTCGCCCGCCTGACACTGCGCGACGGCAAGCCCAAATACCTGGCCGATGCACCGCGCTTTATCCACTACATCCGCACCACCTGCGACCGCTACCGCGCTCTGGGCCCCTTCCTGAAGTTGATCGATGAGATCGAGGGTATTCAGACGCAGGTTGGGTATGCCTACGGGCGGATGTAA